The Rhodococcus sp. ABRD24 genome contains the following window.
CCGGGTTGCCCGGTGTCGAGGGTTACTTGGTGCGCACCGCGACGAACGGCGGCGAGACGACCTGGCAACGCAGCGCACGCCCACGGACGTCGACAGTCACCTCATCGCCCGCCGACAACCCGGCCGCCGAATCGAGCATGGCGAGCGCAATGCCGACCTTGAGGGTCGGCGAGAACGTGCCCGATGTGGTCTCCCCCACCGCAACACCGTCCCGGGCGACCACCAGGCCCTGTCGCAGCACGCCGCGATCGAGTGCCCTCAGGCCCCACAGCCGACGGGCCGGGCCCGAGGCCTTCTCCGCCACCAACGCGTCACGACCCCAGAACTGCGGCTTCGACCAACCGATCGCCCAACCACAGCGCGCCTGCACCGGCGAGATGTCCAGGGACAGTTCATGCCCGTGCAGCGGGTAGCCGGCCTCGGTGCGCAGTGTGTCACGGGCACCGAGCCCGGCAACCTGGCCACCCTCGGCACGCACCGCCTCGACCAGCGCCCGGAACAACGCCTCACTGTCCTCCCACCGTGGCAGCAGCTCGTAACCGAGCTCACCGGTGTACCCACTGCGACACACCCGGACCGGCATGCCGTTCCAGTCGGTATCGACGAAGCCCATGTAGCCGATGTCCGAGATTCCGGTGTCGCCGCGCAGGCCCAGGGCTGCGAGCACCTCCGCGGACCTCGGGCCCTGTACCGCGAACACCGCGTACTCACGGTGCTGATCGGTGACCTCGACCCCCTCGGGCGCCGCTGCCGCGAGACGCGCGACGACGTCTGCGGTGTTGGCTGCGTTCGGCACCAGGAACACCTCGTCAGCAGCGACGTAGTACGCGATGAGATCGTCGACGACGCCGCCCGTTTCGGTGCAGCACAACGTGTACTGGGCTTGTCCGGGGCCGACCTTCGCGAGATCGTTGGTGAGCGTCGCGTTGACGAAGTCGGCCGCGCCCGGGCCCTTCACGAGCGCCTTGCCGAGATGGCTGACGTCGAACAGACCGACCGACTCGCGCACCGCATTGTGCTCGGCGACCGTGCCCGCGTACGCCACCGGCATCTCCCAACCACCGAAGGGCGCGAATGTCGCACCCAGGTCGACGTGTACGGAATGGATGGGGCCTTGCAGCAGCTGCGCGTCGCTCATGAGGGACAACGTTAGCCGACGCCCTGAGCGAACTAACATCGGAATTCGGCCAGCAGCTTCCCCCCTGCTCAAATTCAGGAGATGCCTTGAGCACAACCCCTTCCCCGATCCGCCCCCTCGGACCCGACCTCGCCCTGACCGGTTCACTCGGCAAGCGCGTCGATGTCCTCGTGATCGGTCTCACGACTGGATCCGACGGCCCCGAGGCGGTGCTCGGATTCGGCGTCGACGAGGACGTGCTCGCGGGGCTGCTCGACGATCTGCAAGCCGTCGGCGCCACCGGAAAGGCGGAGGAGCTCACCCGAATCCCCGCCCCCGCCGAGCTGCCCGT
Protein-coding sequences here:
- the gcvT gene encoding glycine cleavage system aminomethyltransferase GcvT, with product MSDAQLLQGPIHSVHVDLGATFAPFGGWEMPVAYAGTVAEHNAVRESVGLFDVSHLGKALVKGPGAADFVNATLTNDLAKVGPGQAQYTLCCTETGGVVDDLIAYYVAADEVFLVPNAANTADVVARLAAAAPEGVEVTDQHREYAVFAVQGPRSAEVLAALGLRGDTGISDIGYMGFVDTDWNGMPVRVCRSGYTGELGYELLPRWEDSEALFRALVEAVRAEGGQVAGLGARDTLRTEAGYPLHGHELSLDISPVQARCGWAIGWSKPQFWGRDALVAEKASGPARRLWGLRALDRGVLRQGLVVARDGVAVGETTSGTFSPTLKVGIALAMLDSAAGLSAGDEVTVDVRGRALRCQVVSPPFVAVRTK